The bacterium genome segment CGATTGGGTAACACATATTATGAGGCAACGACGCCATTTCAAAAAACCTTCGGTAACAATATTTATGAGCCAATGCGCAGCGCATGACCTGCCGACTTTTCGCTTGACTCTCTAGCCTTTTTTTTATATCATGGCCGCGATTCAGCACGTTGTTCCTGATCAAAAAACACTGCGGAGAGAGGAAAACGACTCACAGCTCATCATCCGGTGAGAACCGGCGTTTCTCTTTCTGCTCGTCCCTGTGCGACGGGACATATTCATCACAGGCAGCTTGTGTTGCACTCGTGAGCGAGGGAAGGAAGGGAAATGTTATTTGATTTTGGAACCGCACTCGCCTTCTTCATTGTCGGCGCTGCCTTCATCGGCATCACTCTTCTCATCTCCCGCCTGCTGCAACCTCGGAACCCCACGGCCGCCAAGATGTCCACCTACGAATGCGGCGAGCAACCCATCGGCGAATCCTGGATTCAATTCAACAACCGCTTCTACGTCATCGCGCTGATCTTCCTGATCTTCGACGTCGAAATCGCCGTACTTTTCCCCTGGGCCGCCGTGTTCAAACAGCTCAATCAATACGGCGCCTTCGCTTTCGTCGAAATGGCGGTGTTCGTGTCGATTCTGCTGTTCGGCCTCGCCTACGTTTGGCGCAAAGGTGATTTGGAGTGGGACAAACCCGAGACCGGCCAATATGCGCGCGCCCGCTCGCCCGAGCTTTATGAAGAACTGCCGCCGCCCGGCATCGTCCCGGCCGGCGCCAAGGAATCCGTGAGCGAGCCGGCGTAGACCGCGCGTGCCGCCGGAAGTGTTGCCCGCGCGGCGCAACCTTGGCCCATGCCCGCCAGGGAAGCAGAACGGTTCCGGCAGCACGGCATGGCACCCGGCCGGAAAATACCGGTCTGCGGCCACCGCGGCCGCCGGTTCGTCTGCTTGCCGCCTGCGCCGCAGCGTGCCGCGATAATGGCGATGATCCAGAGAAGGAGATGCACCCATGCATGAGTTGATAGCCTACCTGCAAGCGCAATTGGGCTTTCAAGAGATTCTGGTGGCTGTTCTGGTGATGGCGGTGTTCGGCCTCGTCATTTGCATCTACATGGCGCTCAACGCCCTGGTTCTGGTTTGGCTCGAGCGCAAAGTATCCGCCTGGATGCAGGATCGCCTGGGGCCGATGGAAGTGGGGCCGTTTCAGGGCGTGCTGCAAACGCTCGCCGACGCCCTCAAACTCCTACTCAAAGAAGACATCGTCCCCAAAGCCGCG includes the following:
- a CDS encoding NADH-quinone oxidoreductase subunit A, which translates into the protein MLFDFGTALAFFIVGAAFIGITLLISRLLQPRNPTAAKMSTYECGEQPIGESWIQFNNRFYVIALIFLIFDVEIAVLFPWAAVFKQLNQYGAFAFVEMAVFVSILLFGLAYVWRKGDLEWDKPETGQYARARSPELYEELPPPGIVPAGAKESVSEPA